The Streptococcaceae bacterium ESL0729 genome has a segment encoding these proteins:
- a CDS encoding DNA-directed RNA polymerase subunit alpha: MIEFEKPKITKFDEEKTYGKFVVEPLERGYGTTLGNSLRRILLSSLPGAAVTGIQIDGVLHEFATIPGVREDVTQIILNIKGLAIKSYVDGEKQIELDITGPAVVTAGDILTDSDIEITNKDHYLFTIADGHSLKAKMTVNTGRGYVAAEDNKVEDAPIGTLAVDSIYTPVNKVNYQVEPARVGGQDGFDKLTLEIVTDGTIDPEEALSLSAKILTDHLSLFVNLSEVAQSADIMVEKDEVSPEKTLDKPIEELDLSVRSYNCLKRAGINTVQDLTDKTEAEMMKVRNLGRKSMEEVKFKIADLGLKFKNEK, encoded by the coding sequence AACGTGGATATGGTACAACTCTTGGTAATTCATTACGTCGTATTCTTTTATCATCTCTTCCTGGTGCTGCTGTGACTGGTATTCAAATCGATGGAGTTCTCCATGAATTTGCTACTATTCCAGGTGTTCGTGAAGACGTGACTCAGATCATTTTGAATATCAAAGGGCTTGCTATCAAGTCTTATGTTGATGGTGAAAAGCAAATTGAATTAGATATTACAGGTCCTGCTGTTGTTACTGCTGGTGACATCCTAACAGATAGTGATATCGAAATTACAAACAAAGATCATTACCTATTTACAATTGCTGACGGACATAGCCTTAAGGCTAAGATGACAGTAAACACTGGTCGTGGTTATGTTGCCGCTGAAGATAATAAAGTGGAAGACGCACCAATTGGTACGCTTGCTGTTGACTCAATTTACACTCCAGTAAACAAGGTTAACTATCAAGTAGAACCAGCTCGAGTTGGGGGTCAAGACGGCTTTGATAAGCTTACACTTGAAATCGTAACAGATGGTACAATTGATCCAGAAGAGGCTTTAAGTCTTTCTGCAAAAATTTTAACCGATCATTTGAGTCTTTTTGTAAACCTATCTGAAGTTGCACAAAGTGCTGACATCATGGTTGAAAAAGATGAAGTTTCTCCTGAGAAGACTTTGGACAAACCTATTGAAGAGCTTGATTTATCAGTTCGTTCTTACAACTGTTTGAAACGTGCAGGAATTAATACTGTACAAGATTTAACAGACAAGACTGAAGCTGAAATGATGAAAGTTCGTAACCTAGGACGTAAGTCAATGGAAGAAGTTAAATTCAAAATTGCTGATCTTGGTTTAAAATTTAAAAACGAAAAATAA
- the rplQ gene encoding 50S ribosomal protein L17, producing the protein MGYRKLGRKSAQRKAMLRDLTTDLLMNEYIVTTEARAKEVRKSVEKMITLGKRGDLHARRQAAAFVRNEVSLKDFNEETESFPTALQKLFNDVAPRYEGRNGGYTRILKTEPRRGDGAPMAIIELV; encoded by the coding sequence ATGGGTTACCGTAAACTTGGACGCAAAAGTGCACAACGTAAAGCAATGCTTCGTGATCTAACTACAGATCTTCTTATGAATGAATACATTGTAACTACTGAAGCACGCGCTAAAGAAGTTCGTAAATCAGTTGAAAAAATGATCACTCTTGGTAAACGTGGAGATTTACACGCACGTCGTCAAGCAGCTGCATTCGTTCGTAATGAAGTTTCATTAAAAGACTTCAACGAAGAAACAGAATCATTCCCAACTGCTCTACAAAAACTATTTAATGATGTCGCACCTCGCTACGAAGGACGTAACGGAGGATACACTCGTATTCTTAAAACTGAACCTCGTCGTGGAGATGGCGCACCAATGGCTATCATCGAATTAGTTTAA
- the ilvD gene encoding dihydroxy-acid dehydratase, translating into MRSDTIKKGIEQAPARSLLYATGQVKSARDMGKPFIAICNSYIDIVPGHVHLRELADIAKEAIREAGGIPFEFNTIGVDDGIAMGHIGMRYSLPSRELIADSAETVINAHWFDGVFFIPNCDKITPGMLMASMRTNVPSIFCSGGPMKAGIDMRGHQATLSSIFEAVGSYKEGTMSSEEVTFMEENACPTCGSCAGMFTANSMNSLMEILGMALPGNGTALAVGEERRQLIREAAFKLMDLVKKDIRPRDIVTKDAIDDAFALDMAMGGSTNTVLHTLAIASEAGINYDLTRVNEIAKRVPYLSKIAPSSLYSMHDVHEAGGVSAIVKELVDIDVIHPDRMTVTGDTIRNNVAQAKILNEEVIHPVDKAYSKTGGLSILYGNIAPKGAVIKVGGVDPSIKKFVGKAICFSSHDEAVEAIDKKIVDKGHVVVIRYEGPKGGPGMPEMLAPTSSIVGRGLGKDVALITDGRFSGATRGIAIGHISPEAASGGPIALIKDGDEIVIDLTERTLDVSLSDEELESRKKEVEAFVPKVESGWLARYAALTTSANTGGILLSPSELQKLVLEELRQ; encoded by the coding sequence ATGCGTAGTGATACTATAAAAAAAGGAATTGAGCAGGCTCCAGCACGGTCTCTTCTATATGCAACAGGTCAGGTTAAGTCTGCAAGGGATATGGGCAAACCTTTTATTGCCATTTGTAATTCTTATATTGATATTGTTCCAGGACATGTCCACTTACGGGAGCTTGCTGACATTGCAAAAGAAGCCATCAGGGAAGCCGGTGGAATTCCATTTGAATTTAACACAATTGGAGTTGATGATGGTATTGCTATGGGACACATTGGTATGCGTTACAGTCTTCCAAGTAGGGAGCTCATTGCTGATAGTGCAGAAACTGTAATCAATGCCCACTGGTTTGACGGGGTCTTCTTTATTCCTAACTGTGACAAGATAACTCCTGGCATGCTTATGGCCTCAATGAGAACTAATGTTCCAAGTATCTTTTGCTCAGGTGGTCCCATGAAGGCAGGGATTGACATGAGGGGACATCAGGCCACCCTTTCATCAATCTTTGAGGCTGTTGGAAGTTATAAGGAAGGTACCATGAGCTCTGAGGAAGTTACTTTCATGGAAGAAAATGCCTGTCCCACTTGTGGGTCTTGTGCCGGAATGTTTACAGCCAACTCGATGAATTCACTGATGGAGATTCTTGGTATGGCCCTTCCAGGAAATGGAACAGCCCTTGCTGTTGGTGAAGAAAGAAGGCAGTTGATCCGCGAAGCTGCTTTCAAACTAATGGATTTGGTCAAAAAAGATATCCGTCCAAGGGATATTGTAACCAAGGATGCTATTGATGATGCCTTTGCCCTTGACATGGCCATGGGTGGATCAACCAATACCGTCCTTCATACCCTAGCCATTGCTAGTGAAGCTGGGATTAACTATGATTTGACCCGGGTAAATGAGATTGCAAAAAGGGTTCCTTATCTGTCAAAAATCGCTCCAAGCTCCCTTTATTCCATGCATGATGTTCATGAAGCCGGTGGTGTTTCAGCCATTGTAAAAGAGCTAGTTGACATTGATGTAATCCATCCAGATAGGATGACAGTTACGGGAGATACCATTAGAAATAATGTGGCCCAGGCAAAAATTTTAAATGAAGAGGTAATTCATCCAGTTGATAAGGCTTATTCTAAAACAGGAGGCCTTTCGATTCTCTACGGAAATATTGCTCCTAAGGGTGCAGTTATCAAGGTTGGTGGAGTTGACCCAAGTATTAAGAAATTTGTTGGTAAGGCCATCTGCTTTAGTTCCCATGATGAAGCTGTAGAAGCCATTGATAAAAAGATTGTAGACAAGGGTCATGTTGTTGTAATCCGCTATGAGGGACCAAAAGGTGGACCTGGGATGCCTGAAATGCTTGCTCCGACAAGTTCGATTGTTGGTCGTGGTCTTGGTAAGGACGTTGCCCTAATTACAGATGGACGTTTTTCAGGAGCCACGAGGGGAATTGCCATTGGGCATATAAGTCCTGAAGCCGCAAGTGGAGGTCCGATTGCCCTTATTAAAGATGGGGATGAGATTGTAATTGACCTTACCGAAAGAACCTTGGATGTTAGTCTGTCAGATGAAGAACTTGAGAGTCGCAAGAAGGAAGTTGAAGCTTTTGTTCCAAAGGTTGAAAGTGGTTGGTTGGCAAGGTATGCAGCCCTGACTACAAGTGCTAATACTGGAGGAATTCTTCTAAGTCCAAGTGAGCTACAGAAGTTGGTACTTGAAGAGTTGCGTCAATAA
- the ilvB gene encoding biosynthetic-type acetolactate synthase large subunit, whose protein sequence is MEKIKLQEKQSGSELLLDSLKSLGVDTIFGYPGGAVLPFYDALYDFKGIRHILSRHEQGAIHEAEGYAKSSDKAGVVIVTSGPGATNVVTGLADAYMDSVPLLVFTGQVASPGIGKDAFQEVDLIDITIPITKYNYQIRDTKDIPRIVREAYHLATTGRKGPVVIDLPKDVSAKMVAEIYDPALKLPNYEPTAYPDLAELKKIIYSLSQAKKPVVLVGGGVNYAEAKDEFIDFIEKHNLPVVTTLLGQGIMDVSHPLFLGMGGMHGSYAANTALMETDFLINIGSRFDDRVVSNPKDFAPAAKIAHIDIDNVEIDKIIKADIKVISDAKLALIELLKFDASDILVHRDWLDETKNNKFRAPYSYDLNDDFISPQELVKIIGDYTQGDAIIVTDVGQHQMWAAQHYPYKNSKQLITSGGLGTMGFGIPAAIGAKLANPDKEVILFVGDGGFQMTNQELALLNQYGIGIKIILINNTSLGMVRQWQTSFHNNHLSQSVLGFSDPDFQILAEAYGIEHYRLTNPRTLGEDLKVIEKNNPLLVEVMINPEEQVLPMVPAGQANNKMIGVVFND, encoded by the coding sequence ATGGAAAAGATAAAATTACAGGAAAAGCAGTCGGGATCTGAGCTCCTTTTAGATAGTTTAAAAAGCCTTGGAGTAGACACGATTTTTGGCTATCCTGGTGGTGCTGTCCTTCCCTTCTATGATGCCCTTTATGACTTTAAAGGAATAAGGCATATTTTATCACGGCATGAGCAAGGTGCCATCCATGAAGCAGAAGGTTATGCCAAGTCATCTGACAAGGCAGGTGTTGTAATTGTTACTAGCGGTCCTGGTGCTACAAATGTTGTGACAGGCCTTGCTGATGCCTATATGGACTCAGTGCCCCTTCTTGTTTTTACTGGCCAGGTTGCAAGTCCAGGAATCGGTAAAGATGCCTTTCAAGAAGTTGATTTAATTGATATTACCATTCCGATTACCAAGTACAACTATCAAATTAGGGATACTAAAGATATTCCAAGGATTGTAAGAGAGGCTTATCATCTGGCAACAACTGGACGAAAAGGTCCCGTGGTTATTGATTTACCCAAGGATGTGTCGGCAAAGATGGTAGCAGAAATCTATGATCCAGCTCTTAAACTCCCAAATTATGAACCTACTGCCTATCCAGATCTTGCTGAGCTTAAGAAAATTATTTATAGCCTTAGTCAGGCTAAGAAGCCAGTGGTCCTTGTTGGAGGTGGGGTGAATTATGCTGAAGCCAAGGATGAATTTATTGATTTTATTGAAAAACATAATTTACCAGTAGTTACTACCCTCTTGGGTCAGGGGATTATGGATGTAAGTCATCCTCTCTTTCTTGGAATGGGTGGCATGCATGGAAGTTATGCAGCAAACACAGCTCTCATGGAAACTGATTTTCTCATAAATATTGGTAGTCGTTTTGATGATCGAGTGGTAAGTAATCCAAAAGATTTTGCTCCAGCAGCTAAGATTGCCCATATTGATATTGATAATGTCGAAATTGATAAAATTATTAAGGCAGACATTAAGGTCATAAGCGATGCCAAGCTCGCTCTTATTGAACTTTTAAAATTTGATGCCAGTGATATTCTTGTTCATAGGGACTGGCTGGATGAAACAAAAAATAATAAGTTTAGGGCTCCGTATTCTTATGACCTAAATGATGACTTTATTAGTCCCCAGGAACTTGTAAAAATTATTGGAGACTATACCCAAGGGGATGCAATTATCGTAACCGACGTGGGTCAGCATCAGATGTGGGCAGCCCAGCACTATCCCTATAAAAATAGTAAGCAGCTGATAACCAGTGGGGGACTTGGAACCATGGGCTTTGGTATTCCAGCAGCCATAGGGGCTAAATTAGCTAATCCAGACAAGGAGGTCATTTTGTTTGTAGGTGATGGTGGTTTCCAGATGACCAACCAAGAACTTGCCCTACTCAATCAATATGGAATTGGTATTAAAATTATTCTAATTAATAATACTTCCCTAGGTATGGTTCGCCAGTGGCAGACAAGTTTTCATAACAATCACTTGAGCCAAAGTGTCCTTGGATTTTCAGACCCAGATTTCCAAATTTTAGCTGAAGCATATGGGATTGAACACTATAGGTTGACTAATCCTAGGACATTAGGTGAGGATCTAAAGGTTATTGAAAAAAATAATCCCCTACTAGTTGAAGTTATGATAAATCCTGAGGAGCAGGTTCTTCCTATGGTACCCGCTGGTCAAGCAAATAATAAGATGATTGGGGTGGTATTTAATGATTAA
- a CDS encoding ACT domain-containing protein, which translates to MIKTIEALLSNKPGVLDRVVSVLSRIQVNVLYLHVEVTEDPRYSKIQISFKENNPAEFELVIKQLQRQIDVLQIDSLTDN; encoded by the coding sequence ATGATTAAAACAATTGAGGCCTTGTTGTCTAATAAACCTGGAGTCCTTGACCGAGTGGTTAGCGTTCTAAGTAGAATCCAGGTCAATGTTCTCTACCTCCATGTTGAGGTAACAGAAGACCCTAGATACTCTAAGATTCAAATCTCATTTAAGGAAAATAATCCAGCTGAGTTTGAGCTTGTGATTAAACAACTGCAAAGGCAGATTGATGTCCTGCAAATTGATAGCCTGACGGATAATTAA
- the brnQ gene encoding branched-chain amino acid transport system II carrier protein: MEKKLSRSDYLYIGSMLFGLFFGAGNLIFPVHMGQEAGSNVLLANFGFLVTGIGLPFLGVIAIGISRSTGVFDLASRINKTYAYIFTVLLYLVIGPFFAIPRLASTSYQIGLAPFISDKNQTLALALFSIAFFAVAWFLSRNPGKLLDYVGKYLNPIFLLLLGIILVLAFVNPMGPTSGVSVQETYSASPFMKGFTEGYQTLDALASLAFGIIIITAIKGKGVEKPSAIASATIKSGAISIVLMGIIYTLLSLMGTMSLGTFPMSENGGIALAEIAQHYLGNYGAVLLALIIIFACLKTGIGLITAFSETFSELFPSRSYGFYVALVSILPCIFANVGLTNIITYAVPVLYFIYPLAITLILLTLANNLFKGDSRAYQMTTYFTLIASVIDALNTSPDFIKNSKFGEVVIGLGQKLPFFDLGMTWVLPALVGFLVGLVLIKVSPKKN; this comes from the coding sequence ATGGAGAAAAAATTAAGTAGGAGTGATTATCTCTATATAGGCTCAATGCTTTTTGGCTTGTTTTTTGGAGCAGGAAATCTGATTTTCCCGGTTCACATGGGACAAGAGGCTGGATCTAATGTATTACTAGCCAATTTTGGCTTTTTGGTTACAGGAATAGGTCTGCCGTTTTTAGGTGTTATCGCCATTGGAATTAGTCGAAGCACGGGAGTTTTTGATTTAGCAAGTAGAATTAATAAAACTTATGCATATATTTTTACAGTTTTACTGTACTTGGTTATTGGCCCTTTCTTTGCCATTCCAAGGCTTGCATCAACCTCTTATCAGATTGGTCTAGCACCATTTATCAGTGACAAAAATCAAACCCTTGCCCTGGCACTTTTTAGTATAGCCTTCTTTGCAGTGGCTTGGTTCCTGTCAAGAAATCCTGGTAAGCTTCTTGATTATGTTGGTAAATACCTCAACCCAATTTTCTTGCTTCTTTTGGGTATAATTCTTGTGCTGGCCTTTGTAAATCCAATGGGACCAACTTCAGGAGTTAGCGTTCAGGAGACTTACTCAGCAAGTCCCTTTATGAAAGGTTTTACCGAAGGTTATCAAACCCTTGACGCCCTTGCTTCTTTGGCCTTTGGTATCATTATCATCACAGCCATTAAAGGAAAAGGGGTTGAAAAACCTTCGGCGATTGCTAGTGCGACCATTAAATCAGGTGCCATTAGTATTGTTTTAATGGGTATTATCTACACCTTACTTTCACTTATGGGGACAATGAGCCTTGGAACATTCCCGATGTCTGAAAATGGGGGAATTGCTCTTGCAGAGATTGCTCAACACTATCTAGGTAACTACGGAGCTGTTCTTTTGGCCCTAATCATCATCTTTGCCTGCCTAAAGACTGGAATTGGTCTAATCACAGCCTTTTCAGAGACATTTTCAGAGCTCTTCCCAAGTAGGTCTTATGGTTTTTATGTGGCCCTTGTAAGTATTCTGCCATGTATCTTTGCAAATGTTGGTTTGACAAACATTATTACCTATGCGGTGCCTGTTCTTTACTTCATCTACCCGCTTGCCATTACCTTGATTCTTTTAACCCTTGCCAACAATCTATTTAAGGGTGATTCAAGGGCTTATCAGATGACAACGTATTTTACCCTAATCGCATCAGTTATTGATGCCCTAAATACAAGTCCTGATTTCATCAAAAACAGTAAGTTTGGGGAAGTGGTCATTGGACTGGGACAAAAACTACCCTTCTTTGACCTTGGAATGACTTGGGTTCTACCAGCTCTAGTAGGTTTCCTTGTGGGACTTGTTCTAATTAAAGTTTCACCTAAGAAAAATTAA
- a CDS encoding ACT domain-containing protein yields MRGILTVIGKDKVGIVAAVSNELVNLDINIIDISQTIMDDYFTMIMATALPAGSDFEKIRKIFDELGADLGVKITIQNAEIFDTMHKL; encoded by the coding sequence ATGCGTGGAATTTTAACGGTAATTGGTAAAGATAAGGTTGGTATTGTTGCGGCCGTAAGTAATGAGTTGGTTAATTTAGATATTAATATTATTGATATTAGCCAGACCATCATGGATGATTATTTTACAATGATTATGGCGACTGCCCTACCAGCTGGGTCAGATTTTGAAAAAATAAGAAAGATTTTTGATGAACTTGGAGCTGATTTGGGAGTTAAAATCACCATCCAAAATGCCGAAATCTTTGACACCATGCACAAGTTATAG
- a CDS encoding PFL family protein, with protein sequence MEANQILETIRMVDEENLDIRTITMGISLLDCMDPDVDAACEKIYQKITTKAKNLVKVGEDIELEYGIPIINKRISVTPIAIVASASKATSEECIKFAKTLDRAAKEVGVNFIGGYSALVEKGYQGSDLELIKSIPQALAQTDYVCSSVNIGSTKAGINMDAVKLMGQTVKETAEASDMGCAKLVVFANAVEDNPFMAGAFHGVGEADCEINVGVSGPGVVKKALEKVKGQSFDVVAETVKKTAFKITRMGQMVGRIASDRLGVPFGIVDLSLAPTPAVGDSVALILEEMGLESVGTHGTTAALALLNDAVKKGGVMACNHVGGLSGAFIPVSEDAGMIKAVETGHLNLEKLEAMTAICSVGLDMIAIPGDTRAETIAAMIADEAAIGVINHKTTAVRIIPAKDTVVGDMVEFGGLLGTAPVMKVNSAQSIDFINRGGRIPAPIHSFKN encoded by the coding sequence ATGGAAGCAAATCAAATATTAGAAACAATCAGAATGGTTGATGAAGAGAACCTAGATATTCGAACCATCACCATGGGAATTTCCCTCTTGGACTGTATGGATCCGGATGTAGATGCGGCCTGTGAGAAGATTTATCAAAAAATAACAACCAAGGCAAAAAATTTAGTTAAGGTTGGTGAGGATATTGAACTTGAGTACGGTATTCCCATCATCAATAAAAGAATTTCGGTAACCCCAATAGCAATTGTTGCCTCAGCCTCTAAGGCGACTAGCGAGGAATGCATTAAATTTGCTAAAACTTTAGACCGTGCTGCCAAAGAGGTTGGTGTAAACTTTATTGGTGGCTATAGTGCCCTTGTTGAAAAAGGATATCAGGGAAGTGATCTTGAGCTTATCAAATCAATCCCACAAGCTTTAGCTCAAACAGACTATGTTTGTTCTTCGGTTAATATCGGATCAACCAAGGCTGGGATTAATATGGACGCTGTAAAACTTATGGGTCAAACAGTTAAGGAAACAGCGGAAGCTTCTGATATGGGTTGTGCCAAGCTTGTTGTTTTTGCCAATGCTGTTGAGGATAATCCCTTTATGGCTGGTGCCTTCCACGGGGTAGGTGAGGCTGATTGTGAGATTAATGTTGGGGTATCTGGTCCTGGTGTAGTTAAAAAGGCTCTTGAAAAGGTTAAGGGACAATCCTTTGATGTTGTTGCAGAAACTGTTAAAAAGACAGCCTTTAAAATTACCCGTATGGGTCAAATGGTAGGACGAATTGCCTCAGATAGACTTGGTGTCCCTTTTGGGATTGTCGATTTATCTCTTGCTCCAACACCTGCTGTAGGGGATAGCGTTGCCCTAATTCTTGAAGAAATGGGTCTTGAGTCAGTTGGAACCCACGGAACAACTGCAGCTCTAGCTCTTTTAAATGACGCAGTCAAAAAAGGTGGCGTTATGGCCTGCAACCACGTAGGTGGATTATCAGGTGCTTTTATTCCCGTTTCAGAAGATGCTGGAATGATTAAGGCTGTTGAAACAGGTCATTTGAATCTTGAGAAACTTGAAGCCATGACTGCCATTTGTTCGGTAGGTCTTGATATGATTGCTATCCCTGGTGATACGAGGGCTGAGACCATTGCTGCCATGATTGCAGATGAGGCAGCGATTGGGGTTATTAACCACAAGACGACAGCTGTTAGAATTATTCCTGCTAAGGATACAGTAGTTGGAGATATGGTTGAATTTGGAGGTCTTCTTGGTACTGCTCCTGTAATGAAGGTCAATTCAGCCCAGTCAATTGATTTTATCAATCGCGGAGGAAGAATCCCAGCTCCCATCCATTCCTTTAAAAATTAA
- the ilvC gene encoding ketol-acid reductoisomerase: MPVTMYYENDVKDKVLGDKRIAVIGYGSQGHAHAQNLRDSGQDVIIGVRPGKSFDKAKEDGFEVFPVAEAVAQADVVMILAPDEIQGDLYKNEIEPNLKEGVALGFGHGFNIHFGIIEPPASADVFMLAPKGPGHLVRRTYDEGFGVPALFAVYQDASGNARDIAMDWGVGVGAARVGMLETSFKEETEEDLFGEQAVLCGGVTALIEAGFEILTESGYAPELAYFEVLHEMKLIVDLLYEGGFKKMRQSISNTAEFGDYTAGPRIITDQVKENMRQVLKDIQTGSFAEEFMEDYKAGNPKMKAYRERAQNLEIEKVGNELRQAMPFTQSGDDAAFKIYE; the protein is encoded by the coding sequence ATGCCAGTAACGATGTATTATGAAAATGATGTAAAAGATAAGGTTCTAGGAGACAAGAGGATTGCGGTCATTGGTTATGGAAGCCAAGGTCATGCCCACGCTCAAAATTTACGTGATAGCGGCCAGGATGTGATTATTGGGGTAAGACCTGGTAAATCTTTTGACAAGGCCAAGGAAGATGGCTTTGAAGTATTTCCAGTGGCAGAAGCAGTAGCCCAAGCTGATGTTGTAATGATTCTTGCACCAGATGAGATTCAAGGAGATCTTTACAAAAACGAAATTGAGCCCAACTTAAAAGAAGGTGTAGCCCTAGGATTTGGTCACGGATTTAACATTCATTTTGGAATTATTGAACCACCTGCAAGTGCTGACGTCTTCATGCTTGCACCTAAGGGTCCAGGACATCTAGTTCGTAGAACCTACGATGAGGGATTTGGAGTGCCAGCACTATTTGCTGTCTACCAAGATGCCAGTGGAAATGCACGTGATATTGCCATGGACTGGGGAGTTGGAGTTGGAGCAGCCCGCGTCGGAATGCTTGAAACAAGCTTTAAGGAAGAAACAGAAGAAGATCTCTTTGGTGAACAAGCTGTCTTGTGTGGTGGAGTAACAGCCCTAATCGAAGCAGGATTTGAGATTCTAACAGAATCAGGCTATGCTCCTGAACTTGCCTATTTTGAAGTTCTCCATGAAATGAAGCTGATTGTAGATCTTCTTTATGAGGGTGGTTTTAAGAAAATGCGTCAATCAATTTCAAATACAGCTGAGTTTGGTGATTATACAGCAGGACCAAGAATTATTACCGACCAAGTTAAGGAAAACATGCGTCAAGTTCTAAAAGATATTCAAACAGGTTCTTTTGCCGAAGAATTTATGGAAGATTATAAGGCAGGAAATCCTAAAATGAAAGCTTATAGGGAACGTGCACAAAACCTTGAGATTGAAAAAGTTGGTAATGAACTTCGCCAGGCTATGCCGTTTACTCAATCAGGTGATGATGCAGCCTTTAAAATCTACGAATAA
- the ilvA gene encoding threonine ammonia-lyase IlvA codes for MEFTAERILQAQEKLADVVSKTPLVKDPSLSERFGANIYLKQENFQIVRSFKLRGAFHAISNLPASKMQAGVVAASAGNHAQGVAYTCQRLGIRARIFMPTTTPQQKVNQVKFFGGDQVEIALVGDTFDESAKAAKEFAETNHMTFVDPFDDYDVIAGQGTVAYEIFEEAKQQAIDFDYLLAAVGGGGLISGVSTYTKSVSPATKVVGVEALGAQSMRAAFEAGHPVRLELIDKFADGIAVQEVGKKTFELARKYVDELLAVDEGLIATTIIDLYSKQGIVAEPAGATTIAGLDLIADEIKGKNVVCIVSGGNNDINRMPEIEERSLVYQGLKHYFIINFPQRPGALRELVNDVLGPKDDITRFEYMKKANKGMGPGLVGILLNEKEDYEPLISRMKEFDPGFIDLESDNKLYNLLV; via the coding sequence ATGGAATTTACAGCAGAAAGAATTTTGCAAGCCCAAGAAAAATTGGCAGATGTTGTTAGTAAGACACCTCTTGTAAAGGATCCGTCATTATCTGAAAGGTTTGGAGCAAACATCTACCTTAAGCAGGAGAATTTTCAAATTGTTCGCTCCTTTAAATTGAGGGGGGCCTTCCATGCCATCTCAAATTTACCTGCTTCTAAAATGCAAGCTGGTGTGGTTGCGGCAAGTGCCGGTAACCACGCCCAGGGTGTAGCCTATACCTGCCAAAGACTTGGAATAAGAGCAAGAATTTTTATGCCAACTACAACGCCCCAGCAAAAGGTAAATCAGGTTAAATTTTTTGGAGGAGATCAGGTAGAGATAGCCTTGGTTGGAGATACCTTTGATGAGTCGGCAAAAGCAGCCAAGGAATTTGCTGAAACTAATCATATGACCTTTGTTGATCCCTTTGATGATTATGATGTTATTGCAGGGCAAGGTACGGTAGCCTATGAGATCTTTGAAGAGGCCAAGCAACAAGCCATTGATTTTGATTATCTCCTAGCTGCGGTTGGTGGAGGTGGCTTAATTTCTGGTGTATCAACTTATACAAAATCAGTTAGTCCAGCAACTAAAGTCGTTGGTGTAGAGGCTTTAGGTGCTCAAAGCATGCGGGCAGCTTTTGAGGCGGGGCATCCAGTTAGGCTTGAATTGATTGATAAATTTGCTGATGGCATAGCAGTTCAGGAAGTTGGTAAGAAGACTTTTGAACTTGCCAGAAAATATGTTGATGAACTGCTGGCTGTTGATGAAGGTCTCATTGCAACGACTATTATTGACCTTTATTCTAAGCAGGGCATAGTAGCTGAACCTGCTGGGGCTACAACCATTGCTGGCTTGGACCTTATAGCAGATGAAATTAAGGGCAAAAACGTTGTCTGCATTGTAAGTGGCGGTAATAATGATATCAACCGAATGCCTGAAATAGAGGAGCGAAGTTTAGTCTATCAAGGGCTCAAACATTACTTTATTATTAATTTCCCCCAGAGACCTGGGGCCCTTCGTGAACTGGTAAATGATGTTTTAGGCCCTAAAGATGACATAACACGTTTTGAGTATATGAAAAAGGCCAATAAAGGGATGGGGCCAGGCCTTGTCGGTATTTTATTGAATGAAAAAGAAGATTATGAACCTTTAATTAGTAGGATGAAGGAATTTGATCCAGGATTTATTGATTTAGAATCAGATAATAAGCTTTACAATCTTCTAGTTTAG